A segment of the Candidatus Zymogenus saltonus genome:
CTCGTTGAGGTGCACACGAATCCGGAGAAGGCCGTGAGCGACGGGAACCAATCCCTGAAGCCGGACAGGTTCCAGGAGCTGATGGAAAAGGCGAAAAGGGTCGCCGAGGCGGTCGGTAGGGTTATGTAGGTGTTCGATTGGGGGGCCGGATTGTTTGATTGGGGGCGGGATTATTTGTTGGGGGTTGGGTTATTCGGTGTAGGTTTGGTTATTAGGTGGGGATTGGGTTATTCTGCGGGGGTTGAGGCCGGCCGGGGTTATTTAGGGGTTGATTAGTATTACAGCGGTCAACATTTTTGTGAGGCGGTCTTTTGATGAAAGGTGATGTGCAGGTAAAGCCGGTCAGGGGACTCGTGGGCGAGATGGAGGTGCCCGGGGACAAGTCGGTTTCCCACAGGGCGGCCATCTTCGCCTCGATGGCGTCGGGGAGATCGGAGGTGGGTAACTTCCTCTTTTCGGAAGACACGCTGAGGACGGTCGAGATCATGAGGGGTTTGGGGGCGGATATTTCCTCTCATTCGAGATCGCTTCTGATTACGGGCGTGGGGGAGGGGGGATTCAGGGAGCCGGAGTCGGTTCTCGATTGCGGGAACTCCGGCACCACGATGAGGCTCATGATCGGCCTTCTTGCCGCCCAGGATTTCTTTTCCGTCCTCTCCGGGGACGCCTCCCTCGTTAAGAGGCCGATGGGGAGAGTGACGGTGCCATTGAGGGAGATGGGGGCCAAGATGATGGGGAGGGAGGACGCCTCTTTTGCCCCCATCGCCGTAAGGGGCGGAGGGCTTACCGGCATAAAATACGATATGCCGGTCAGCTCCGCTCAGGTGAAATCGGCGCTCCTCCTGGCCGGGATGGGGGCGGAGGGGTTGACCCGGGTGTCAGATCCCGGAAACTCGAGGGATCATACCGAGAGGATGATGCGCTACTTCAATATCCCGGTCGATGAAGAGGAAGGTTACATAACCGTTAGGCGCTGCGGAACGTTTAAGGGCCGGGACATCGACGTCGTCGGGGATATTTCTTCGGCGGCCTTTTTCATCGTCGGGGCGCTGGTAACCGAAAAGTCCGATCTTACGATCAAGGGGGTGGGGATGAATCCGGGGCGGAAGGGGTTTATCGAAACCCTGATAAAAATGGGGGCCGATATTACAATATTGAACGAGCGGGAAGTCTCCGGCGAGCCGGCCGGGGACGTCCGCGTGAAATCATCGGGACTCACGGGGATAGAGATCGGGGGCGACTCCATCCCCGGGATGATAGACGAGGTTCCGGTCCTCGCCGTGGCAGCAGCCTACGCCGAAGGGGAGACGGTAATCACAGGGGCTAAGGAGCTCAGGGTCAAGGAGTCGGACAGGATAAAGACAACGGCCGAAAACCTGACATCGCTGGGCGTTTCTGTGGAGGAGCTGCCGGACGGCCTCGTGGTAAGGCCAAAGGGGAGGGTAAGGGGGGGCGAGGCAAGGTCGTACGGAGACCATCGGGCGGCGATGGCGGCGGCGGTAGCCGGAATTTCGTCGGAGGCGGGAGTTAATATCTCCGATGCGGGCTGCGTGAGTGTCTCCTTTCCCGGATTCTTTGAAATGTTGCGCGAGGTTTCGATCTAACATTATAACTGAAGCGGCGGTCTAATGACGATATGACGGGTGAAAATCGGCTTATAATAACGATGGACGGGCCAGCCGGCTCCGGGAAGAGCAGTGTAAGCAAGGAGGTTGCAGCAAGGCTCGGCTACCGATATATCGACACCGGGGCGATGTACAGGGCTGTGGCGGTGATGTCTCACGAGCTCGGGATCGAGCCGGACGACGACGAGGGTCTCGAAAGGCTATGTGATAAGATCAACATCGAGTTTGTCGACGGGAATATAATAGTGGACGGCAGGGATCTGTCCAGCGAGATCAGGACGCCCACGGCGGACGGCCTCTCCTCTATGGTCTCCTCCAGGGAGCCGGTGAGGAGGGCAATGATAGCCCTCCAGCGGAAGATGGCCGCCAGGGGCGGCGTGGTCATGGAGGGGAGGGACATCGGGACCGTGGTTTTACCCAATGCGGACGCAAAGTTTTATATAACGGCCTCTCCCGAGATCAGAGGGGAGAGGAGACACAGAGAGCGGCTGGGAAAAGGGGAGGAATCTAACCTCGACGAGGTGATAGAGGCGATAAGGGATCGGGATGAGAGAGACTCCAGGAGGGAGCTCTCTCCCCTGAAGCCCGCCTCAGACGCCCAGATCATCGATACCTCAAATCTGGATATATCCGAGGTGGTGGGTACAATTCTAAAAAGGCTTGGAAAAGACGATTCTTGACGCGGAATAGTGAAATTGTAAGCTTTTATTCCATTTTTAGTATCGATAATGTCTTTTTAACTTGACTATTTGAAAAATATGGTTTAGTTTTAAGTTTTGATTTTGCATATAACCACCTGAGCGTGGTTTATATAGAAAATTAGGGGGTAAAAACTGAATGATGAATAAGGAGGAGGAAGGCAAATTGCCCGAAGAGAATCTGAATGAGATTGCGGCGTCTGCAATCAAAGAGGAGAAGAAGGAAGGTAAAGACGTGGACATCGAGAAGCTCTACGAAGAGAGCCTGCAG
Coding sequences within it:
- the aroA gene encoding 3-phosphoshikimate 1-carboxyvinyltransferase, which produces MKGDVQVKPVRGLVGEMEVPGDKSVSHRAAIFASMASGRSEVGNFLFSEDTLRTVEIMRGLGADISSHSRSLLITGVGEGGFREPESVLDCGNSGTTMRLMIGLLAAQDFFSVLSGDASLVKRPMGRVTVPLREMGAKMMGREDASFAPIAVRGGGLTGIKYDMPVSSAQVKSALLLAGMGAEGLTRVSDPGNSRDHTERMMRYFNIPVDEEEGYITVRRCGTFKGRDIDVVGDISSAAFFIVGALVTEKSDLTIKGVGMNPGRKGFIETLIKMGADITILNEREVSGEPAGDVRVKSSGLTGIEIGGDSIPGMIDEVPVLAVAAAYAEGETVITGAKELRVKESDRIKTTAENLTSLGVSVEELPDGLVVRPKGRVRGGEARSYGDHRAAMAAAVAGISSEAGVNISDAGCVSVSFPGFFEMLREVSI
- a CDS encoding (d)CMP kinase codes for the protein MTGENRLIITMDGPAGSGKSSVSKEVAARLGYRYIDTGAMYRAVAVMSHELGIEPDDDEGLERLCDKINIEFVDGNIIVDGRDLSSEIRTPTADGLSSMVSSREPVRRAMIALQRKMAARGGVVMEGRDIGTVVLPNADAKFYITASPEIRGERRHRERLGKGEESNLDEVIEAIRDRDERDSRRELSPLKPASDAQIIDTSNLDISEVVGTILKRLGKDDS